A single genomic interval of Ananas comosus cultivar F153 unplaced genomic scaffold, ASM154086v1, whole genome shotgun sequence harbors:
- the LOC109703764 gene encoding pentatricopeptide repeat-containing protein At3g22690-like, which produces MTVNGLLYLPSSVSKLVAAYSKIPTSESLHYAIKAFELLREEEAEEEEEADPFLWNSLIRGYSSIGSLDEALKLYIGMVSVGVVPDRFSFPPLLTVCSKILAFEEGQQLHGVLLKIGEEGGVQGDLFIQNSLVHFYVECGEMSCAQRVFDGMLQRNVVSWTSLIDGYAKGDCSEKAISLFHDMVRDGRIEPNSVTMACVLSACARLQDLMQGEKICSYISNSGVGSSSLVNPIIDMYMSCGATEKARQIFDDCKYRDIVLWNIMVSNYARNGMAKEALCVVNEMLLSKQRPDRVTVLAGLSASAQLGAIQVGKQLHAYILRNGLDCWDVVNNSVIDMYMKCRNEKAARKVFDIIRIKILATWNTIINGFVINGDYTSAWEHFNMMPERDLISWNTMICALVQDSQLEEAVGLFRKMQDSELKPDTATLVSVASACGYLGSLDLAKWVYTYTQKKRISRNVRLGTALVDMFSRCGDSRSAMHVFGRMPIKDVAAWTAAIGAMAFEGNGNQAFKLFSEMINHGVKPDGLAFVGVLTAYSHAGSVEEGCTFFHSMSNTYGFTPQIVHYGCLVDLLSRAGLLAEAQALIESMPMEPNDVIWRALLASSRIHRDIEMAEYATKKVLESAPEKSGARILLSNMYASAGRWNDVAKVRLSMRDKGVRKTIGSSKID; this is translated from the coding sequence ATGACCGTAAATGGCCTCCTCTATCTCCCCTCATCCGTCTCAAAGCTCGTCGCCGCGTACTCCAAAATACCCACTTCGGAGAGCTTACACTACGCCATTAAGGCCTTTGAGCTTTTGCGGGAGGAAGaagcagaggaagaggaagaagccgACCCCTTCTTGTGGAACTCTCTCATTAGAGGTTACTCCTCTATTGGTTCTCTTGATGAAGCTCTTAAGCTCTACATTGGAATGGTAAGTGTTGGGGTTGTTCCCGATCGCTTTAGTTTCCCTCCTCTGCTCACCGTTTGCTCAAAGATCTTAGCTTTTGAGGAAGGACAGCAATTACATGGGGTTTTACTCAAGATAGGAGAAGAGGGAGGAGTCCAAGGTGACCTTTTTATCCAGAATTCTTTGGTCCACTTCTATGTTGAGTGTGGGGAAATGAGTTGTGCTCAACGGGTGTTTGATGGAATGCTGCAAAGAAATGTAGTCTCATGGACTAGTCTAATTGATGGTTATGCTAAGGGGGACTGCTCAGAAAAGGCTATTTCTTTGTTTCATGATATGGTGAGGGATGGCCGAATCGAACCCAATTCCGTCACCATGGCTTGCGTGCTTTCGGCTTGTGCACGGTTGCAAGATCTCATGCAGGGGGAGAAGATTTGCTCATATATATCGAATTCTGGTGTTGGGTCTAGCTCTTTGGTCAATCCAATCATCGATATGTACATGAGTTGCGGGGCTACAGAGAAAGCAAGACAAATCTTTGATGATTGCAAATACAGAGATATTGTTCTTTGGAACATAATGGTTTCAAATTATGCACGCAATGGGATGGCAAAGGAGGCTCTTTGTGTCGTTAATGAAATGCTTCTTTCTAAACAACGGCCAGATAGGGTTACTGTGCTTGCTGGACTCTCCGCATCTGCACAATTAGGTGCTATTCAGGTAGGAAAACAATTACATGCTTATATATTGAGGAATGGGCTTGACTGTTGGGATGTTGTGAACAATTCAGTCATAGACATGTACATGAAATGCCGCAATGAGAAAGCTGCAAGGAAGGTATTTGACATAATTCGTATCAAGATTCTGGCAACTTGGAACACCATTATAAATGGTTTTGTTATCAATGGTGATTACACCTCCGCTTGGGAGCATTTTAACATGATGCCTGAAAGAGATCTTATTTCTTGGAATACAATGATTTGTGCTCTAGTACAGGACAGTCAACTTGAGGAAGCTGTTGGGCTTTTCAGGAAAATGCAAGATTCAGAACTAAAACCTGATACGGCTACATTGGTTAGCGTAGCTTCAGCATGTGGGTATCTCGGTTCTCTTGATCTCGCCAAGTGGGTGTACACCTATACACAAAAGAAACGAATCTCACGCAATGTTAGACTAGGAACCGCGTTGGTCGACATGTTTTCTAGATGTGGTGATTCACGAAGCGCGATGCATGTGTTCGGCAGGATGCCTATTAAAGATGTTGCAGCTTGGACTGCCGCGATTGGGGCAATGGCTTTCGAGGGTAATGGTAATCAAGCTTTTAAGCTTTTCTCAGAAATGATCAATCACGGTGTGAAACCTGATGGCTTGGCGTTTGTTGGGGTACTGACAGCGTACAGCCATGCGGGGTCAGTCGAAGAGGGTTGCACGTTTTTCCATTCAATGAGCAACACTTATGGCTTCACCCCGCAAATAGTCCATTACGGTTGCTTGGTTGATCTCCTTAGTCGTGCTGGTCTATTAGCGGAAGCACAAGCTCTCATTGAGAGCATGCCGATGGAGCCTAATGATGTAATATGGAGGGCACTATTAGCTTCTAGCCGCATTCACCGTGACATTGAAATGGCAGAATATGCAACAAAGAAAGTTCTAGAGTCGGCTCCAGAGAAAAGTGGCGCTCGTATTCTTCTATCGAACATGTACGCTTCGGCAGGACGGTGGAATGATGTTGCAAAGGTGAGGTTGTCTATGCGAGATAAAGGGGTTCGAAAGACTATCGGCTCTAGTAAGATTGAT
- the LOC109703767 gene encoding pentatricopeptide repeat-containing protein At3g22670, mitochondrial-like yields MRGCRSILAAAPLFLASRSRKNGAFSSISSGFCNLVESQESLELPDWFMYPEDDPSYVGSDDEFVLPPEVEFSDDSINSSKPPNSLKVFFRAVSRDITDFEVDVEQISRILNSNFSSPEAVLIAIDDGCSIRISKPLVDKILQRFNNDWVPAFGFFMWAGTQRNYYMHSADTYDVMVDILGKFKQFDTMWGLIEEMVRLGGLVSLATMTKVMRRLAGAGRWSEAINAFNGFEHFGVEKDTQAMNVLLDTLCKERSVRHARDAFLELRSEIPPDASSFNTLVHGWCKAQKLEEARETMKEMRQFGFYPCVITYTSLIEAYCLDKNFTMVDAVLDEMHAQGCNPNVVTYTIVMHSLGKAKKTQEALEIFDKMKKDGCIPDTSFYNSLIYILGRAGWLRDANNIFEEMCGSGISPNVNTFNTLISAFCDHSQEENALKLLVKMEETSCKPDVKTYTPLLKLCCKRQWVKILYFLLGHMLRKDISPDFSTYTLLVNGLCRNGKLERSCLFFEQMVLRGLIPNDNTYNMLMGALERKNMDKAKRKIHQLMIKAETLKPPRQRAVANRNQTRQQSIGLS; encoded by the coding sequence ATGAGAGGTTGCCGAAGCATCCTTGCAGCGGCGCCGCTGTTTTTGGCATCAAGAAGTCGAAAAAATGGGGCCTTTTCCAGCATTTCAAGTGGATTCTGTAATCTAGTCGAATCACAGGAATCGCTGGAGCTCCCCGATTGGTTTATGTACCCAGAGGATGATCCGTCTTATGTCGGTTCAGATGATGAGTTTGTTCTCCCACCCGAAGTCGAATTCTCAGACGATAGCATTAACAGTTCGAAACCCCCCAACTCTTTGAAGGTTTTTTTTAGGGCTGTTTCTCGTGATATCACCGATTTTGAGGTGGATGTTGAGCAAATTAGTCgcattttaaactctaatttctCGTCTCCTGAGGCAGTGCTTATAGCTATCGATGATGGGTGCTCTATCAGGATCTCTAAGCCCTTGGTTGATAAGATATTGCAGAGGTTTAATAATGATTGGGTTCCTGCTTTTGGTTTCTTCATGTGGGCTGGTACCCAGAGAAATTACTATATGCACTCGGCTGATACTTACGACGTGATGGTCGACATTTTAGGTAAATTTAAGCAATTTGATACTATGTGGGGATTGATCGAGGAGATGGTTCGACTCGGGGGTTTAGTGTCTCTAGCAACTATGACAAAGGTCATGAGAAGACTTGCCGGCGCCGGAAGGTGGAGTGAGGCGATAAATGCGTTTAACGGCTTCGAGCATTTCGGAGTTGAGAAAGATACCCAAGCCATGAATGTGCTATTGGATACCCTGTGTAAGGAGAGGAGTGTGAGGCATGCAAGAGATGCCTTTCTGGAGCTAAGGAGTGAGATACCACCCGACGCCAGTAGTTTTAATACTTTGGTCCATGGGTGGTGCAAAGCTCAAAAGCTAGAAGAGGCTCGAGAAACTATGAAGGAAATGCGACAATTTGGTTTTTATCCGTGTGTTATAACTTACACTAGTCTAATTGAAGCATATTGCTTGGACAAGAATTTCACAATGGTCGATGCAGTTCTTGATGAGATGCATGCCCAAGGTTGTAATCCAAATGTTGTTACTTACACTATTGTAATGCATTCATTGGGGAAGGCAAAGAAAACCCAAGAAGCTCtcgaaatttttgataaaatgaaGAAGGATGGTTGTATTCCAGACACTTCGTTCTACAACTCTTTAATCTATATACTCGGTAGAGCTGGATGGTTACGAGATGCCAATAATATATTTGAGGAGATGTGCGGAAGTGGGATATCTCCAAATGTGAATACATTTAATACATTGATTTCAGCTTTCTGTGATCATTCTCAGGAGGAGAATGCCCTAAAGTTGCTGGTTAAAATGGAAGAGACCTCGTGCAAGCCGGACGTAAAGACTTATACGCCCTTATTGAAACTGTGTTGTAAAAGGCAATGGGTGaagatactatattttttattaggtCATATGCTTAGGAAAGATATCAGCCCTGACTTTAGCACCTATACTCTATTAGTTAACGGGCTTTGTCGAAACGGTAAGTTAGAGCGGTCGTGCCTATTTTTCGAGCAGATGGTATTGAGGGGTTTGATTCCCAACGACAATACATACAATATGCTAATGGGGGCACTTGAAAGGAAGAATATGGACAAAGCGAAGAGAAAGATTCACCAATTGATGATTAAGGCAGAGACTTTGAAACCACCTCGTCAGCGAGCCGTGGCCAATAGGAACCAGACTAGACAACAATCTATTGGGTTGTCATGA